DNA from Xanthomonas hyacinthi:
CCGTGCACGGCCGCACCCGCGATCAGCAGTACAACGGCCAGGCCGAATACGCCACGATCGCGCAGATCAAGGCCGCGCTGCGCATCCCGGTGATCGCCAATGGCGACATCGATTCGCCGCACAAGGCCGCGCAGGTACTGGCCGCGACCGGCGCCGATGCGGTGATGATCGGCCGCGCCGCGCAGGGCCGGCCGTGGATCTTCGGCGAGATCGCGCACTACCTGGCGACCGGCGAACTGCTGCCGGCGCCATCGCTGCAGTTGGTGCGCGACACCCTGCTCGGCCACCTGCAGGCGCTGCACGATTTCTACGGCGAAGCGCAGGGCGTGCGCATCGCGCGCAAGCACCTGGGCTGGTACGCCAAGGACCGGCCCGAGAACGCGGCGTTCCGCGCCGTGGTCAACCGCGCCGAGAGCGCAACCGCGCAGCTGGCGCTGACCGCCGACTACTTCGATGCGCTGATCGCCGGCCTGGCGCCGGCCTTGCCCGCCGCGGCCTGAACGTTGCGGGCCCAGGACCACGCGATGCGTTCGCAGCGCGTCCCTGCACCAACTGTGCGGCGTCTCCGATAGCCCGCAAGTGCGGCCGCTGCAACAAGCGCGCCTGCTCTGCTTCATGCCTTCGTGCCTTCATGCCTTCGACCAGATCGACGGCACCGGCGCGTGCTCCCCTGGCGGACGTGGCAGCATCCGCACGCGGACCGAGGGAGTGCGGCGATTCCCAGATCCGCTCAGGGCAGTCCGGACTGCGTCGGCGCGCCGATCGGC
Protein-coding regions in this window:
- the dusB gene encoding tRNA dihydrouridine synthase DusB, giving the protein MRIGPYTIEPKVILAPMAGVTDKPFRLLCKRLGAGLAVSEMTLSDPRLWQTRKSLQRMDHAGEPDPVSVQIAGTEPQQLAEAARYNADHGAQLIDINMGCPAKKVCNAWAGSALMRDEALVARILSAVVNASPVPVTLKIRTGWDGDHRNGPAIARIAEDCGIAALAVHGRTRDQQYNGQAEYATIAQIKAALRIPVIANGDIDSPHKAAQVLAATGADAVMIGRAAQGRPWIFGEIAHYLATGELLPAPSLQLVRDTLLGHLQALHDFYGEAQGVRIARKHLGWYAKDRPENAAFRAVVNRAESATAQLALTADYFDALIAGLAPALPAAA